Proteins encoded by one window of Bacteroidota bacterium:
- a CDS encoding transposase has protein sequence MPFYNPFLQEYTIPLFFSTSTILNWKPLLAKDGNKNIIISSWRHLVETKRINMYGFVIMPTHIHSIFSICENQLMKDVQRDFGKFTAKQLILKIHLDETLFIEEYKSTQKDRKYQIWERRPLAIPIYNDKTFYQKLNYIHCNPCSAKWNLANTPQEYLYSSAKFYETGIDDWGFLTSM, from the coding sequence ATGCCCTTTTACAATCCCTTTTTACAGGAATACACCATTCCTTTATTTTTTTCCACCTCCACTATTTTAAATTGGAAACCGCTGCTTGCAAAAGATGGAAATAAAAATATCATCATTTCCAGTTGGCGACATCTGGTAGAAACAAAAAGAATTAATATGTACGGATTTGTAATTATGCCGACACATATTCATTCTATTTTTTCAATATGTGAAAATCAATTAATGAAAGATGTTCAAAGAGATTTTGGAAAATTCACAGCAAAACAATTAATATTAAAAATACATTTGGATGAAACTCTTTTCATTGAAGAATATAAATCAACACAAAAGGACAGAAAATATCAGATCTGGGAAAGAAGACCATTAGCAATTCCAATTTATAACGATAAAACATTTTATCAGAAATTGAATTATATTCATTGCAATCCCTGCAGTGCAAAATGGAACCTCGCAAATACTCCACAAGAATATCTATATAGCAGCGCGAAATTTTACGAAACGGGAATTGACGATTGGGGGTTTTTGACATCCATGTAA
- a CDS encoding T9SS type A sorting domain-containing protein: protein MHVKIIIVALICNLFLTNFCYSQFGELDSTFSLDGYAAYTMVDECNDVIAQPDGKILVGGYSYSAFGGKASLVRFLANGDVDTGFGLSGKTTASNGTGDGDNELNAIALQPDGKIITVGFGDYSFDNTGISVLRFLPNGFLDASFSGDGKVMTDIYADEDYAYDVAVQADGKIVVTGSAWNVDDNEFFVVRYNTDGSLDTEFGTGGIVTTAMGIRSCYANALKIQPDGKIVVCGVYEYLFEDFMVVRYNVNGSLDSTFGGDGIVTTSIQEPDLAFDLAIQEDGKIIVCGKTRLGAAWSFGLVRYNTDGTLDVSFDTDGMVITGFGSYSDFAQAVNIQGDGKIIAGGVYNYNDLNSDFAIARYLTNGSLDVTFSGDGKQISDLNVVINGNYITGMDILPDGKLIAAGGYTDFIVAKYTTGYVPCEILTNITTDGPTNFCAGSSVILNAVYDSTYTYQWFKNGTAIVGAISQTYNANTTGNYSVNIGNGICFASSDTVNVIKYPKPNPSIINIDPTNDLCFDPSIKLKTSNVMGYTYQWYNGASPIAGATSNVYMATETGNIKVRATTAFGCSKPSTPYSIINSCKLANKDFSELLIYPNPIEDLLNINLQFSSPQTGISKIKIYNMFGEVVYHDQFELKYENQIQSKLLLQSLPNGIYIFEIIFADNIIAEQFVIAR, encoded by the coding sequence ATGCATGTCAAAATTATTATTGTTGCATTAATTTGTAATCTATTCCTTACGAATTTTTGCTATTCTCAATTTGGTGAACTTGATTCCACTTTTAGTTTGGATGGTTATGCAGCATATACCATGGTGGATGAATGTAACGATGTAATTGCGCAGCCCGATGGCAAAATTTTGGTGGGAGGTTATTCCTATTCCGCTTTTGGCGGTAAAGCTTCATTGGTAAGATTTTTGGCAAACGGCGATGTAGACACCGGGTTTGGACTCTCCGGAAAGACCACCGCTTCAAATGGCACTGGAGATGGTGATAATGAGCTAAACGCTATTGCACTTCAACCCGATGGTAAAATAATTACTGTAGGTTTTGGAGATTATTCATTTGACAATACTGGAATTTCTGTATTGCGATTTTTACCAAATGGATTTTTGGATGCCAGTTTTAGTGGCGACGGTAAGGTGATGACAGATATTTATGCTGATGAGGATTATGCCTATGATGTTGCTGTTCAGGCAGACGGTAAGATCGTTGTTACTGGTAGCGCCTGGAATGTTGATGATAATGAATTTTTCGTGGTTCGATATAATACAGATGGAAGTCTCGATACAGAATTTGGCACAGGAGGAATCGTAACAACTGCCATGGGAATAAGATCTTGTTATGCAAATGCTTTGAAAATACAACCTGACGGAAAAATTGTTGTATGTGGAGTTTATGAATATTTATTTGAAGATTTTATGGTAGTTAGATATAATGTTAATGGCAGCTTAGATAGTACTTTTGGTGGAGATGGAATTGTAACTACAAGTATTCAAGAGCCCGATTTAGCGTTTGATCTAGCGATTCAGGAAGATGGTAAAATCATTGTTTGTGGCAAAACAAGGCTTGGAGCAGCCTGGTCTTTCGGATTGGTAAGGTATAATACCGATGGTACACTTGACGTAAGTTTTGATACTGATGGCATGGTAATCACGGGATTTGGCTCATATTCCGATTTCGCACAAGCAGTTAATATCCAAGGGGATGGAAAAATAATTGCAGGGGGAGTGTATAATTATAATGATTTAAATTCTGATTTTGCAATTGCACGATATTTAACAAATGGAAGTCTGGATGTTACTTTTTCGGGAGACGGAAAACAAATTTCAGATCTGAATGTAGTAATCAATGGAAATTACATTACCGGTATGGATATTTTACCCGATGGTAAGTTAATTGCAGCAGGAGGATACACTGATTTTATAGTTGCAAAATACACAACGGGTTATGTGCCATGCGAGATCCTTACAAATATTACCACAGACGGACCAACAAATTTTTGTGCCGGAAGTTCTGTGATATTAAATGCTGTTTATGATTCAACCTATACCTATCAATGGTTTAAAAATGGTACGGCAATAGTAGGTGCTATAAGTCAAACATATAATGCAAATACAACAGGGAATTATTCCGTGAATATTGGAAACGGAATTTGTTTTGCATCTTCCGATACTGTAAATGTAATTAAATATCCCAAACCAAATCCTTCAATCATAAATATAGATCCAACTAATGATCTTTGTTTTGACCCTTCCATCAAATTAAAGACTTCGAATGTAATGGGGTATACCTACCAATGGTATAATGGTGCATCTCCAATAGCAGGAGCAACCTCCAATGTTTATATGGCAACGGAAACCGGAAATATAAAAGTTCGCGCAACTACAGCTTTTGGTTGTAGTAAACCGTCAACTCCATATTCCATAATTAATAGTTGTAAACTAGCAAATAAGGATTTTTCTGAACTTTTGATTTACCCCAATCCAATAGAAGATTTATTAAATATAAACCTCCAATTTTCTTCCCCTCAAACAGGAATCTCTAAAATTAAAATTTATAATATGTTTGGAGAAGTGGTTTATCATGATCAATTTGAATTGAAATACGAAAACCAAATTCAAAGTAAATTGTTGTTACAATCCTTGCCAAATGGTATTTATATTTTTGAAATAATATTCGCAGATAATATTATAGCGGAACAATTTGTTATTGCTCGTTAA
- a CDS encoding gliding motility-associated C-terminal domain-containing protein has translation MIRFYTALLVFSFTIVGLKAQTFQLYTEDFNGLTAPFILNSTGPGGAVGTNKWIINDSYEGGFGYPNTTTQDLTEFGTIGGAPMSKYLHIYDEEAAPAITCASYNTTAPSDNFAEMSSGFCTLGLIDIEFTFFWLGEGDPNDYGQVYYSADGGPWTAVGMGLYNDQTLWKYEVITDPAFQEVADLRFAFRWVNNASGGASTMSFAVDDIIAVGTYDEAIHPVDIVIDFLFPDPVCKLSTVVVGWSLTDPLCDGIYEIELSNAVGAFASPISLGVFTILAEDTTGAIAAIIPGFVPDGSCYKIRINRTSPLPEIFGEASVCFAVENCPNTITTLAPVVTYDSNAVCVNSVIDVPFFSTGVFTAGNAYTAQLSDSTGSFDSPYIIGTLYTSATFDPALGSPPGTVSGIVPVVPPGCNYFIRVVSSLPPVIGSVYGPICIQECDIETNDIEDVYVCITEDSGVTVTITYDVNVFDDIETYCDTNTFCVEVLDAMFFTQASYCELGLTVDTESGTIDLVIPGYFDLLAMGLDAGIWYLRVNANCGTPSENTLGTLIHLSIGAPADNAPILIPEDTLLCEGAIGNALVVPYNINSDYQFQFGIGTPFNWAYNPIYIDFTGATGDVTLRVREISFGCPGPWSEYVTFHVIDVPIVTISGPPKACTGDTTYFNVPYFITTYYDWSLSGGTIVDTSNNVVGVIWDEAGVYTLNVFALNECGSGSGTKTITVIETIPVDGGDDVTICVGEAAIFSTLTTGVPYYAWYELATDSLLSDDFYFTVYPDTTTSYLVVGEDDEGCASYDTLTAFVEYPFAEFDTAEYCIGGITVLDAGYEGSTYSWNTGATSQTIEVGLFGTYSVTINTADDACDITKTFLVNEVIDVCDPIVDIPTAFSPNGDGINDFLLIIGSAVVDFEISVYNRWGEQVYFSDNAGIINNQEMCWDGTYKGVAQEMGSYVYVLSATGGNGNTIQLQGNITLVR, from the coding sequence ATGATCAGATTTTACACCGCACTCCTTGTTTTTAGTTTTACAATTGTTGGACTTAAAGCCCAAACATTTCAGTTATATACTGAAGATTTCAATGGACTAACAGCCCCATTTATACTCAATTCTACGGGCCCAGGAGGGGCTGTGGGAACAAATAAATGGATCATAAACGATAGTTATGAGGGCGGATTCGGATACCCCAATACTACCACGCAAGACCTCACTGAATTTGGAACCATAGGTGGCGCTCCCATGAGCAAATATTTACATATTTATGATGAAGAAGCTGCTCCTGCAATTACTTGTGCCAGTTATAATACAACAGCTCCCTCCGACAATTTTGCGGAGATGTCGAGCGGATTTTGTACGCTTGGTTTGATCGATATCGAATTTACTTTTTTCTGGTTGGGCGAAGGTGACCCGAACGATTATGGTCAGGTATATTACAGCGCAGATGGCGGTCCCTGGACTGCAGTGGGCATGGGACTTTACAACGATCAAACCTTATGGAAATATGAAGTGATAACCGATCCTGCTTTTCAGGAAGTTGCAGATCTTCGTTTTGCATTTCGTTGGGTAAATAATGCAAGTGGCGGTGCAAGTACCATGTCGTTTGCAGTAGATGATATTATTGCTGTTGGAACTTATGATGAAGCAATTCACCCGGTTGATATCGTGATAGATTTTTTATTTCCTGATCCTGTTTGTAAACTCAGCACAGTTGTAGTTGGTTGGTCGCTTACAGATCCACTTTGTGATGGAATTTATGAAATAGAATTATCAAATGCTGTTGGAGCATTTGCATCACCAATAAGTTTAGGTGTATTTACAATTTTAGCGGAAGATACTACAGGAGCAATTGCCGCAATTATTCCGGGATTTGTTCCCGATGGATCCTGTTATAAAATTCGAATAAACCGAACCTCTCCGTTGCCCGAAATTTTTGGAGAGGCCAGCGTTTGTTTCGCCGTCGAAAATTGTCCGAATACCATAACCACATTAGCACCGGTAGTTACTTACGATTCCAATGCAGTATGTGTTAACAGTGTAATTGATGTACCATTTTTCTCCACCGGAGTATTTACTGCTGGAAATGCCTACACTGCTCAGCTCAGCGACTCCACCGGAAGTTTTGATTCACCTTATATTATTGGAACATTATATACCAGTGCCACTTTCGATCCCGCTTTAGGTTCTCCTCCGGGAACTGTTTCCGGAATTGTTCCTGTGGTTCCACCGGGATGTAATTATTTTATTCGTGTGGTCTCGAGTTTACCACCCGTTATAGGATCCGTTTATGGACCTATTTGTATTCAGGAATGTGATATTGAAACAAATGATATTGAAGATGTTTATGTGTGTATCACCGAAGATTCGGGTGTAACAGTTACCATTACTTACGATGTAAATGTTTTTGATGATATAGAAACTTATTGCGATACCAATACTTTCTGTGTGGAAGTATTAGATGCAATGTTTTTTACGCAGGCGAGTTATTGTGAACTGGGTTTAACCGTTGATACAGAATCGGGAACAATTGATCTGGTAATTCCGGGTTATTTCGATCTGCTTGCAATGGGATTGGATGCAGGGATCTGGTATTTGCGCGTAAATGCAAATTGTGGAACGCCTTCAGAAAATACTTTAGGAACACTCATTCATTTATCCATAGGTGCACCTGCAGATAATGCTCCCATATTAATTCCGGAAGATACTCTTTTATGTGAAGGCGCAATTGGAAATGCACTCGTTGTTCCATATAATATTAATTCCGATTATCAGTTCCAATTTGGAATAGGAACGCCATTTAATTGGGCATATAATCCAATTTATATTGATTTTACCGGTGCAACCGGCGACGTAACATTGCGAGTTAGAGAAATTAGTTTTGGTTGTCCGGGACCTTGGAGCGAATATGTAACCTTCCATGTAATAGACGTTCCTATTGTAACAATTAGCGGTCCTCCGAAAGCCTGTACCGGAGATACCACCTATTTTAATGTGCCGTATTTTATCACAACTTATTACGATTGGTCTCTTTCCGGAGGGACAATAGTGGATACTTCCAATAATGTTGTTGGTGTTATTTGGGATGAAGCCGGTGTTTATACCCTGAATGTTTTTGCACTGAATGAATGTGGAAGCGGAAGCGGAACTAAAACCATTACCGTAATTGAAACAATACCGGTGGATGGGGGAGATGATGTAACTATTTGTGTTGGTGAGGCAGCAATATTCAGTACCCTTACAACCGGTGTTCCATATTATGCTTGGTACGAACTGGCTACGGATTCTCTGTTATCTGATGATTTTTATTTTACTGTTTATCCCGATACAACAACAAGTTATTTAGTTGTTGGGGAAGATGATGAGGGATGTGCAAGTTATGATACACTTACTGCCTTTGTTGAATATCCTTTTGCCGAATTTGATACCGCTGAATATTGTATCGGTGGAATTACTGTTTTGGATGCAGGTTATGAAGGATCCACTTATAGTTGGAATACAGGAGCAACATCTCAAACAATTGAAGTTGGATTATTCGGTACCTATTCGGTAACAATAAATACTGCGGATGATGCATGTGATATCACGAAAACATTTTTGGTGAATGAAGTAATAGATGTGTGCGATCCCATTGTTGACATTCCTACGGCATTTTCACCTAACGGAGATGGTATCAACGATTTTCTATTAATTATAGGTTCGGCAGTTGTTGATTTCGAAATTTCCGTATATAACCGTTGGGGCGAACAGGTGTATTTTTCTGATAATGCAGGAATTATAAATAATCAGGAAATGTGTTGGGATGGAACTTATAAAGGAGTAGCACAGGAAATGGGATCTTACGTATATGTATTAAGTGCAACGGGTGGAAATGGAAATACTATTCAATTGCAGGGAAATATTACATTGGTGAGATAA
- a CDS encoding gliding motility-associated C-terminal domain-containing protein has translation MKRILFFFILIAAMQFVFAQQQMQVKKNDYTSFTKPSAGKYIPQKIISEELLDNTPEQYRSNPDFGILPINAPDDCYELIQKRTLDSRYYVKNNTGGKVFYTQQSYGPINYVDPNGYLRAIDFYLHPSAVDGIYLADAQPLPTQIDLLNNHTSITIKDLNFRFNDDLKLLFQTGNTFSSSQYFNTSDHTVGRDGAWIKNIFKGMDGEIAFRKSGIKTNFIIQDKTIVDVNSDYLIIEEFIDLPSGYHFAEEDADGYYLPNGDWKGKLILKNEFGLPMLRMEKPIILDQNASSTHLMDQVNAVAYKLIKKEGGYTLQIKVNTKWLISPDRMYPVIIDPTLIGEATYVAGDIGFEFNPVCFAEADYCSYSLDIVVPGKTTLTAAYFDGTYYSLNFGCFGVTDCLKSQAAFRILGICDDSPYAGGLWSCLSPDGDTAGTCYGIDLDMFNTIACIPPQCADYNFTFEMRTWHCSCTQPPCGILCHYMPSGSWVITIEGKTVEENPEESDLHPDFTICAGDTIDLYASGTYGVPPYVYEWIPGGVYEDVHLVWPATTTTYTSVIHDLCDMTDTVSQTVTVNQLPIVDIGPFEGCYQTTIIAPGGYTSYVWTDESDSILATGSSSLLVDSTGIYYVTVIDDNGCEGRSEPIQVNIYEAPVINAFPDTVFVNDGALALLEVETIVGGDVNYLWYPADDINCPTCSETLVFSVGEENVYYVTGEEHGCISEPDSIIVIMSESELIIPNAFTPNEDGVNDNFHILNPIFYPIFTFDIYNRWGQLVFATQDILYGWDGKVNSIDQEIGMYVWMVTYEKSNEPGKVYSLRGTVTLLR, from the coding sequence ATGAAAAGAATATTGTTTTTTTTTATCCTCATTGCTGCAATGCAGTTTGTATTTGCACAACAGCAGATGCAGGTAAAAAAAAATGATTATACCTCATTTACCAAACCTTCCGCCGGAAAATATATTCCACAAAAAATAATATCGGAGGAATTACTCGACAATACTCCGGAGCAATATCGATCCAATCCCGATTTCGGAATATTACCTATAAATGCACCGGATGATTGTTACGAATTAATTCAAAAAAGAACTCTGGATTCGAGATATTATGTTAAAAATAATACGGGAGGAAAGGTATTTTACACACAACAATCTTATGGTCCTATAAACTATGTTGATCCTAACGGTTATTTGAGGGCAATTGATTTTTATCTGCATCCAAGTGCGGTAGATGGAATATATCTTGCTGATGCTCAACCACTTCCCACTCAAATTGATCTTTTAAATAATCATACTTCCATCACCATTAAAGATCTGAATTTTAGATTTAATGATGACCTGAAATTATTATTTCAAACGGGAAATACATTTTCTTCCTCACAATATTTTAATACTTCCGACCATACTGTTGGCAGAGATGGTGCATGGATAAAAAATATTTTTAAAGGGATGGATGGAGAAATTGCATTCCGAAAAAGCGGAATAAAAACAAATTTTATTATTCAGGATAAAACTATTGTTGATGTAAATTCCGATTATTTAATTATTGAAGAATTTATTGACCTGCCTTCAGGATATCATTTTGCAGAAGAAGATGCAGATGGATATTATTTGCCAAACGGTGATTGGAAAGGAAAATTAATATTAAAAAACGAATTTGGTTTGCCGATGTTGCGCATGGAAAAACCAATAATTCTCGATCAAAATGCAAGCAGCACACATTTAATGGATCAGGTAAATGCTGTTGCATATAAATTAATTAAAAAAGAGGGCGGATATACTTTGCAAATTAAAGTAAATACAAAATGGTTGATATCTCCCGATCGAATGTATCCTGTAATTATTGATCCTACTTTAATTGGCGAAGCAACTTATGTTGCCGGTGATATTGGTTTTGAATTTAATCCAGTTTGTTTTGCGGAAGCAGATTATTGTTCTTATTCATTGGATATTGTAGTTCCCGGAAAAACTACTTTAACAGCAGCTTATTTTGATGGCACTTATTACTCATTAAACTTTGGATGTTTTGGTGTAACCGATTGTTTAAAGAGTCAGGCCGCCTTTCGAATTTTAGGTATCTGTGATGATTCACCCTATGCCGGTGGACTCTGGTCGTGCCTCTCTCCGGATGGTGATACTGCCGGTACGTGTTATGGTATTGATCTGGATATGTTTAATACCATTGCATGTATTCCACCTCAGTGTGCCGATTATAATTTTACTTTTGAAATGCGCACCTGGCATTGCAGTTGTACGCAACCGCCATGCGGAATATTATGTCACTACATGCCATCTGGAAGTTGGGTAATTACCATTGAAGGAAAAACCGTCGAAGAAAATCCCGAAGAATCAGACCTGCATCCCGATTTTACAATTTGTGCAGGCGATACCATAGATCTTTATGCATCAGGCACCTATGGTGTTCCTCCTTATGTTTATGAATGGATTCCGGGAGGAGTGTATGAAGATGTACATTTAGTTTGGCCGGCAACAACCACAACTTATACATCCGTAATTCATGATCTGTGTGATATGACGGATACTGTGTCACAAACAGTAACGGTAAATCAATTACCTATTGTAGATATTGGTCCTTTTGAAGGATGTTATCAAACAACAATTATTGCACCCGGCGGATATACCAGTTATGTGTGGACCGATGAAAGTGATTCCATTTTAGCAACAGGTTCCAGCAGTTTATTAGTCGACTCCACCGGAATTTATTATGTAACTGTAATTGATGATAATGGTTGTGAAGGAAGATCGGAACCCATTCAGGTGAATATTTATGAAGCACCGGTAATTAATGCATTTCCAGATACTGTTTTTGTGAACGATGGAGCACTTGCATTATTGGAAGTGGAAACAATTGTTGGTGGCGATGTAAATTATTTATGGTATCCTGCAGATGATATTAATTGTCCCACCTGTTCAGAAACCCTAGTATTTAGTGTAGGCGAAGAGAATGTTTATTACGTAACAGGCGAAGAACACGGTTGCATTTCAGAACCCGATTCTATTATTGTAATTATGTCGGAAAGCGAATTAATTATTCCCAATGCATTTACGCCGAATGAAGACGGTGTAAATGATAATTTCCATATCCTGAATCCCATTTTTTATCCCATTTTCACCTTCGATATCTACAATCGCTGGGGACAACTCGTATTTGCTACACAAGATATTTTATACGGCTGGGACGGCAAAGTAAACTCCATCGACCAGGAGATCGGCATGTATGTCTGGATGGTTACTTACGAAAAATCGAATGAACCGGGGAAGGTTTATTCTTTGAGAGGGACGGTGACGTTGTTGAGGTGA
- a CDS encoding M48 family metalloprotease translates to MLDILHYHLVTTEYFKQQEKLWQFFAHHTYKEDHLKSFKIDLLKNTYQFEESADPELFKKVQAAKEKLNLSLPVFLYQAQNTEDMNATIAYINNEAHIVFSGKILQFLNEEEVQAIIAHELSHVQLYCQAGGEVEITDRIMNAISNHYSCTPPYYETARLFKLYTEIFCDRGAYLVTGNCDAIITSLVKISTGLQKVNAESYIKQAEEIFSLESETKTMGFSHPENFIRARAIWLWHSKNNEADAEIKKMIEGNINIEELDLFKQKHISEITERLIKLILHPEWMQTEQTLALAKQYFPNFTLKQIPDKIELKDHLEHLHSTLSEYFSYIMYDFISADKNLEDIPLGYCFYMAEELKLDNALAATVKKERKLSEKKVAALKKQSVSEYLNMTSASLA, encoded by the coding sequence ATGCTCGATATTCTACATTATCATTTGGTAACAACCGAATACTTCAAACAACAAGAAAAGTTGTGGCAATTTTTTGCGCACCACACCTATAAGGAAGATCATTTAAAAAGTTTTAAAATAGACCTGCTAAAAAATACCTATCAGTTTGAAGAATCTGCGGATCCGGAGCTATTTAAAAAGGTGCAGGCAGCTAAAGAAAAATTAAATCTTTCGCTCCCCGTATTTTTATACCAAGCGCAAAATACGGAAGACATGAATGCTACAATAGCCTACATCAATAATGAAGCGCATATTGTTTTCAGCGGAAAAATATTGCAATTTCTTAACGAGGAAGAAGTACAAGCAATAATTGCGCATGAATTAAGTCATGTGCAACTTTATTGTCAGGCGGGAGGTGAGGTGGAAATTACAGATCGTATTATGAATGCAATTTCTAATCACTATAGCTGCACTCCTCCATACTATGAAACGGCAAGACTTTTTAAGTTGTATACGGAGATCTTCTGCGACCGCGGAGCATATTTGGTAACCGGAAATTGTGATGCTATAATTACTTCTCTGGTTAAAATTTCAACGGGTTTACAAAAAGTAAATGCAGAGAGTTATATTAAACAAGCAGAAGAGATCTTCTCTCTGGAATCGGAAACCAAAACCATGGGATTTTCCCACCCTGAAAATTTTATTCGCGCCCGTGCAATATGGTTATGGCATTCAAAAAACAACGAAGCAGATGCAGAGATAAAAAAAATGATAGAAGGAAATATCAATATTGAAGAACTGGATCTTTTCAAACAAAAACATATTTCAGAAATTACCGAACGTTTAATTAAATTGATCTTACATCCCGAATGGATGCAAACGGAACAAACCCTGGCATTGGCAAAACAATATTTTCCGAATTTTACCCTTAAGCAGATCCCGGATAAAATTGAATTAAAAGATCATTTGGAGCATTTACATTCCACTTTATCAGAATATTTTTCCTATATCATGTATGATTTCATTTCTGCCGATAAAAATTTAGAAGATATTCCTCTAGGATACTGTTTTTATATGGCAGAGGAATTAAAATTGGATAATGCATTGGCGGCAACAGTTAAAAAGGAACGAAAACTCAGCGAAAAAAAGGTAGCAGCTTTAAAAAAGCAAAGCGTTTCTGAATATTTGAATATGACATCCGCTTCGTTGGCATAA